A window of the Trichoderma asperellum chromosome 6, complete sequence genome harbors these coding sequences:
- a CDS encoding uncharacterized protein (EggNog:ENOG41), which yields MTSSAASRSASSKRACKVRQACDGCRIRKIRCDGTHPCANCIEISCNCTYHAVPKKTGPKGRRKARLAESRKPAQFSMTIPLAVLATTKQQQLPLSLDYGDSSISGAESSFVRNGGSPVAGDGGFVPSPRVTVDFMMSCLDAFFTHKYPITPMLDRRQVQEAIPNLRCMPEMYGLITACCAVMVLSPDIIITDSPERRASPLTDLQTEYASCSTSISAFKVPQAEFLIAETIRARSYCDYIEHPSLTTIQTSFFLFSAFFCLGKDTSAWHYIREAITTVQSLRLHEEASHSEIQDPTVALYARRMFWVLFITERAYALQRHRPLTLQSAIALPSAESSPEEAHILPGLLDLISLFQNFDTAFITMWNVSNDPPFSAPKDYLVQIQQALEQALPQVSERTTTQQADLLLSREWLKLMVWQLCVSKTLLCSTSPDESMSLRFPVSVARNMILTTRHLPEKALEANGVGILEKIFDVGCSLADVLSLKAASTLLPRSTMEVSPADYLCEIIHLVGTAAGGSPRHLKILAAKAEECLRPSMLYKVAEKSPFLEESGASALVLEDESDQGQPLEDLTCINPPLQMTTSNGAIETSSGEELE from the coding sequence ATGACTTCATCGGCAGCGAGTCGTTCTGCATCGTCCAAACGGGCCTGCAAGGTGCGACAGGCTTGTGATGGCTGCCGCATCCGCAAGATTCGCTGCGATGGCACCCATCCATGCGCAAATTGCATAGAAATTAGCTGCAACTGCACCTACCATGCAGTGCCCAAGAAGACAGGGCCCAAGGGCAGGCGAAAGGCGAGGCTGGCAGAGAGTAGGAAGCCGGCACAGTTTTCTATGACGATTCCATTGGCAGTTCTCGCTACGAcgaaacagcagcagttgcctctctctcttgattATGGTGATTCGAGCATATCTGGTGCCGAGTCGAGTTTCGTACGCAATGGTGGCTCGCCGGTTGCTGGTGATGGGGGCTTCGTGCCATCACCTCGCGTTACTGTGGACTTCATGATGTCCTGCCTGGATGCATTCTTCACACACAAATACCCCATTACGCCAATGTTGGATCGTAGGCAGGTCCAAGAGGCGATTCCAAATCTGAGATGCATGCCGGAAATGTACGGGCTCATAACTGCGTGCTGTGCGGTCATGGTACTCTCGCCCGATATCATCATTACCGACAGCccagagagaagagcaagcccGCTGACCGACTTACAAACTGAATATGCATCTTGTTCCACTTCCATCTCGGCGTTTAAGGTGCCTCAAGCAGAGTTCCTAATTGCAGAGACCATCCGCGCGCGCAGCTATTGCGACTACATAGAACATCCATCCCTGACCACTATCCAAAcatccttcttcctcttctccgccTTCTTTTGTCTCGGCAAAGATACATCCGCCTGGCATTATATTCGCGAAGCAATCACCACTGTCCAATCACTGCGGCTACATGAAGAAGCATCTCACTCTGAAATCCAGGATCCAACAGTCGCCCTATACGCGCGACGCATGTTCTGggtcctcttcatcaccgaACGAGCCTACGCTTTGCAGCGTCATCGGCCGTTGACTCTCCAAAGCGCTATCGCCCTGCCCTCGGCGGAATCTAGCCCTGAGGAAGCACACATTCTTCCTGGCCTCTTGGATCTGATTTCGCTGTTTCAAAATTTCGACACGGCCTTCATCACCATGTGGAATGTATCAAATGATCCACCATTCTCCGCGCCGAAGGACTACCTGGTCCAGATTCAGCAGGCCCTAGAGCAGGCTCTTCCACAGGTTTCTGAACGAACCACCACTCAACAGGCTGATTTGCTCTTATCTCGAGAATGGCTCAAACTTATGGTGTGGCAGCTTTGTGTCTCCAAAACACTACTCTGTAGCACAAGCCCAGACGAGAGTATGTCTCTCCGATTCCCGGTGAGTGTTGCTCGAAACATGATCCTCACGACCAGACATTTGCCTGAAAAGGCGTTGGAGGCCAATGGAGTTGGAATCTTGGAAAAGATATTTGATGTTGGCTGCTCTCTTGCGGATGTCTTGTCATTGaaagcagcatcaacctTGTTGCCACGTTCGACGATGGAGGTCAGTCCGGCGGATTATCTCTGCGAAATCATACACCTCGTTGGGACGGCTGCAGGGGGGAGTCCACGACATTTGAAGATTTTGGCGGCAAAGGCTGAAGAATGTTTGCGGCCGAGTATGCTGTACAAGGTGGCAGAAAAGTCGCCTTTTCTCGAAGAGTCAGGGGCTTCTGCGTTGGTTCTTGAAGACGAGTCCGATCAGGGCCAACCACTGGAGGATTTGACATGCATCAATCCACCTCTTCAGATGACAACTAGCAACGGTGCCATTGAAACCTCGTCCGGCGAGGAACTTGAATGA
- a CDS encoding uncharacterized protein (CAZy:GH78~CAZy:CBM67) translates to MSPVRITSVSFEHHPSGFGVGHARPRISWRFSPSSADSKGWMQESYEIQVGRQSHNSVETVNSYHVQSSDSVLVSWPSHELQSREVAWIKVKAHGKKFDAAGKETTESTEWSDAATVEAALLDKQDWVAKLTASTLLSDNNKPIRPVLFRKSFSLPENSAKISKARLYITAHGVYTAYINGHRIGTEEMAPGWTSYGHRHAYQIFDVAAALEPMNFHVIGVEVAEGWFAGRLGMDNKRCFYGSRLAFLAQLEVVYETGQVYTLASDNTWRSHYSAVTRSEIYDGEDYDSREEQKDWNRDPTFDDASWTSTEELAFPSASLLASDSPPVRVMEEIAPGNIFKSKSGQALVDFGQNLVGKLQVRLPVSAPSGHKLSFKHAEVLEHGELGTRPLRGASPVDGVVLSEHQPSTWSPKFTFHGFRYVQVDGWPANEGLPNRDEITALVMHSDMNRTGWFSCSEPLIDKLHQNALWSMKGNFLSVPTDCPQRDERLGWTGDIQVFSPSANFLFDTSGFIGSWLCGVAAEQLEERRHGVPGLVVPDVFDIPAWPPGPQSVWHDVTVLTPWDSYNSSGDVEVLRRQYDSMKAWVVKGIPRGPNSLWDQNVWQFGDWLDPSAPPDEPGKGLTDSLFVADAYLVRVLETISKVSSLLGEEEDASRYAEEAAKVRKAFQDEYTTPAGLLVSDTQTAYSLAIAFGLFNRKDQIIKAAKRLSHLVHAAQYRIATGFVGTPLITHALSDTGNYQLAYRMLLEQDCPSWLYPITMGATTIWERWDSMMPDGSINPGSMTSFNHYALGSVVNWMHKNVGGISPLEPGWRKIKIRPVPGGTITSAKVEYESPYGRIISSWKINEADGAFNLSVAVPPNSKAVVILPSDWKTLGQEQDEEVGTEIGSGTYEFSCGYKPSQWPPEAELERSVFRLEL, encoded by the coding sequence ATGTCCCCGGTTCGCATCACGTCTGTCTCTTTTGAACACCACCCCTCTGGCTTTGGCGTTGGCCATGCCAGGCCCCGGATTTCCTGGCGCTTCTCCCCTAGCAGCGCCGACTCCAAAGGCTGGATGCAAGAGTCGTACGAGATCCAGGTCGGTCGCCAAAGTCATAACAGCGTTGAGACGGTCAACAGCTACCACGTACAGAGCTCCGACTCTGTGCTGGTGTCGTGGCCTAGCCATGAACTCCAATCACGCGAAGTTGCCTGGATCAAGGTTAAGGCACATGGGAAAAAGTTCGACGCAGCCGGAAAGGAAACAACAGAAAGCACAGAATGGTCTGATGCCGCCACTGTCGAGGCTGCACTACTAGATAAACAGGACTGGGTCGCAAAACTCACAGCGTCAACGCTCTTGTCGGACAACAACAAGCCAATACGGCCAGTGCTGTTTCGAAAGTCATTCTCCCTGCCTGAGAACTCGGCAAAGATTTCAAAGGCTCGCCTATACATCACGGCTCATGGCGTCTATACAGCATACATCAATGGCCACCGCATTGGCACCGAGGAAATGGCGCCCGGGTGGACGAGTTACGGCCACAGGCATGCCTATCAGATATTCGACGTTGCGGCGGCCCTGGAGCCAATGAATTTCCATGTAATCGGTGTCGAAGTTGCTGAGGGCTGGTTCGCCGGGCGTCTGGGGATGGACAACAAGCGCTGCTTCTATGGGAGCAGGCTGGCATTCCTCGCGCAGCTCGAAGTCGTCTACGAGACCGGCCAAGTCTATACGCTGGCATCGGACAATACCTGGAGGTCTCACTACAGTGCAGTCACCCGCAGCGAAATCTACGATGGAGAGGATTACGATTCCCGTGAAGAGCAGAAGGACTGGAATCGGGACCCAACTTTTGATGATGCTTCATGGACATCAACCGAGGAACTAGCATTCCCGTCTGCAAGTCTTCTGGCTTCTGACTCACCACCTGTGCGCGTCATGGAAGAAATCGCTCCTGGCAACATCTTCAAGTCAAAATCTGGCCAAGCCCTCGTCGACTTTGGCCAGAATCTCGTTGGAAAGCTCCAAGTCCGCCTTCCAGTTTCAGCTCCTAGCGGGCACAAATTATCGTTCAAGCATGCTGAGGTCCTCGAGCACGGTGAGCTTGGGACTCGACCCCTGAGAGGCGCCAGCCCGGTTGATGGCGTGGTCTTATCCGAGCATCAGCCTTCAACATGGTCGCCGAAATTCACTTTCCACGGCTTTCGTTACGTTCAAGTTGATGGCTGGCCTGCCAATGAGGGACTGCCCAACCGCGATGAAATTACCGCACTCGTGATGCATAGTGATATGAACCGCACTGGATGGTTCTCGTGCTCTGAACCTCTCATCGACAAGCTGCATCAAAATGCGCTATGGAGCATGAAGGGCAATTTTCTCTCTGTGCCCACTGACTGTCCCCAACGCGACGAGCGGCTTGGCTGGACTGGAGATATCCAGGTATTCAGCCCGTCAGCAAACTTCCTCTTCGATACCAGCGGGTTCATTGGCAGCTGGCTCTGTGGTGTCGCAGCCGAGCAGTTGGAAGAAAGGAGACATGGAGTTCCAGGGCTGGTGGTCCCAGATGTGTTTGACATTCCTGCCTGGCCGCCTGGCCCACAGTCTGTCTGGCACGATGTTACCGTATTGACGCCGTGGGATTCATACAATAGCTCTGGCGACGTAGAGGTGCTACGAAGGCAATACGATAGCATGAAGGCTTGGGTTGTCAAGGGTATCCCTCGAGGACCAAACAGTCTCTGGGATCAAAATGTCTGGCAGTTTGGCGACTGGCTGGACCCTTCTGCTCCACCGGATGAGCCAGGAAAGGGCCTCACCGATAGTCTTTTTGTCGCCGACGCCTACCTAGTTCGAGTATTGGAGACCATATCCAAAGTCAGTTCGCTTCttggggaggaagaggacgcaTCTCGCTACGCCGAGGAGGCCGCAAAGGTGAGAAAGGCGTTTCAAGACGAATATACCACGCCGGCGGGGCTTCTTGTCAGCGACACACAAACTGCTTATTCACTTGCCATTGCATTTGGTTTGTTTAACCGAAAAGACCAAATCATCAAAGCTGCAAAGCGCCTTAGTCATTTGGTTCACGCAGCACAATACCGGATAGCGACTGGCTTCGTGGGAACGCCTCTGATTACGCATGCGCTCTCCGACACTGGCAATTACCAACTAGCCTACCGCATGCTCTTGGAACAAGACTGTCCATCTTGGCTCTACCCGATTACAATGGGCGCGACTACCATATGGGAAAGATGGGATAGTATGATGCCGGATGGAAGCATTAACCCGGGCTCCATGACGAGCTTCAATCACTACGCGCTGGGGTCGGTTGTGAATTGGATGCATAAGAATGTGGGCGGAATAAGCCCCCTTGAGCCTGGATGGCGAAAGATTAAGATACGGCCTGTGCCCGGAGGCACGATTACGAGTGCCAAGGTAGAATACGAAAGTCCATATGGGCGAATCATCTCCTCGTGGAAAATCAATGAGGCGGATGGGGCATTTAATCTTTCAGTTGCCGTTCCTCCCAACTCGAAAGCTGTTGTCATCTTGCCGTCTGATTGGAAGACTTTAGGGCAGGAGCAAGATGAGGAGGTGGGAACTGAGATTGGATCTGGAACTTATGAGTTTTCTTGCGGTTATAAGCCTAGCCAGTGGCCTCCAGAAGCAGAGCTTGAGCGTTCTGTGTTTCGGCTTGAGTTATAA
- a CDS encoding uncharacterized protein (EggNog:ENOG41~TransMembrane:10 (i66-94o114-135i147-165o171-193i205-228o234-257i390-410o422-444i456-478o490-508i)), translated as MDTKEPQHSTDPLPTPPSEMDLEKSSATVLHAEDTNGKQPVSLPQQLTPKEQYQQLWANLKKDKHFVLWALFVMSLVFGWGYDAGLSGVAVAFPEFRKQYGNYYSDGEQYVIPAMWQSLWNAASTIGQVFGAFLTGQFADYAGRIPILWLAVVLSLSSSFALVFAPSLPILFVSKLLLGFSVGFSTATPPLYVTENAPAALRSSASSLTNVIIVLGFFLSSITGYGASKIQGQWSYRLAFIMTFLVPTLFAFGLPFLPESPVWYVKKGRDDDARKAIVRLFGKDADVEERLRFIKSELEVLAGEADVASHTSWKAIFSKEHRWRTLVAVLGLQSQNFSGGYFANTYQTYYFELIGQTNAFGLTAISSTLQFLSNCVAVSVSDVLPRRKSLIGGGILLACWSIIIAGTSLAGTANQKANTALLVFMITWSMLYTATVGCFGWAVAQETAAQATRPKTIAFSLVCQQLTALMLSSVFPFFINPDQLNWGGKVMFLFVAAEAVILGILFLVQPETKNRTYHDIDALYANKVPPRKFSDYLIRDGVAVKKEN; from the exons ATGGACACAAAAGAACCTCAACACAGCACTGATCCCCTTCCAACTCCACCATCAGAGATGGATCTCGAAAAGTCCTCGGCAACGGTTCTCCATGCTGAAGACACCAATGGCAAGCAGCCCGTCTCCCTGCCCCAGCAACTCACCCCCAAGGAACAATACCAACAGCTATGGGCAAACCTCAAAAAGGACAAGCACTTTGTCCTCTGGGCCCTGTTCGTCATGTCTCTCGTCTTCGGATGGGGTTATGACGCAGGTCTATCAGGCGTGGCCGTTGCGTTTCCCGAGTTTCGAAAACAATACGGCAACTACTACTCCGATGGCGAGCAATATGTCATCCCCGCTATGTGGCAATCTCTTTGGAACGCAGCCAGCACAATCGGTCAAGTCTTTGGTGCTTTTTTGACTGGCCAATTTGCCGATTACGCCGGCCGTATCCCCATACTCTGGCTCGCCGTTGTCTTGTCCCTCTCGTCATCTTTTGCGCTCGTCTTTGCCCCAAGCCTGCCTATACTTTTCGTCTCCAAGCTCCTATTGGGCTTCTCTGTTGGATTTTCAACAGCTACGCCGCCGCTGTATGTCACGGAAAACGCACCGGCAGCCCTTCGAAGCTCAGCCAGTTCCCTGACCAACGTCATCATTGTCCtcggcttcttcctttcGTCTATTACTGGCTACGGGGCTTCCAAGATTCAGGGACAATGGAGCTATAGGCTTGCATTCATCATGACGTTTCTCGTACCGACTCTATTTGCCTTTGGACTCCCATTTCTGCCCGAGTCGCCAGTATGGTATGTCAAGAAGGGTCGTGACGATGATGCGCGGAAAGCAATCGTCAGGCTTTTCGGCAAAGATGCTGATGTGGAAGAGCGTCTGCGGTTCATCAAGTCTGAGCTAGAAGTACTTGCTGGTGAGGCTGACGTTGCCAGCCATACTAGCTGGAAGGCCATATTTTCCAAGGAGCATCGATGGCGAACGCTGGTTGCCGTTCTGGGCTTGCAGTCTCAGAACTTCTCTGGAGGTTACTTTGCTA ACACTTACCAGACATACTACTTTGAGCTCATCGGCCAAACCAACGCCTTTGGCCTCACAGCCATCTCATCCACCCTCCAATTCCTATCCAACTGCGTCGCCGTCTCAGTCTCCGACGTACTCCCCCGTCGTAAATCCCTCATCGGAGGCGGTATCCTCCTTGCCTGCTGGTCCATCATCATTGCTGGAACTTCTCTCGCAGGCACCGCCAACCAGAAAGCCAACACCGCCTTACTCGTCTTCATGATCACCTGGTCCATGCTGTACACTGCAACGGTTGGCTGTTTCGGCTGGGCAGTTGCGCAAGAGACTGCCGCCCAGGCCACACGACCCAAGACTATTGCCTTCAGTCTTGTCTGCCAACAGCTTACGGCACTTATGCTGTCGTCtgtatttcctttcttcatcAATCCAGACCAGTTGAATTGGGGCGGCAAAGTCATGTTTCTGTTTGTGGCTGCCGAAGCCGTCATTCTCGGTATTTTGTTCCTTGTGCAGCCTGAGACAAAGAATCGGACGTATCATGATATTGATGCGTTGTATGCGAATAAGGTGCCTCCGAGGAAGTTTTCTGACTATCTGATCAGAGATGGGGTTGCCGTCAAAAAGGAAAACTGA